ATTATACGATATTTACATAAAAATGTACACTAAATCGGCTTTCTTATAATTTTTTCTAGTAATTTTTGTAACTAGAATATCATTACATATAACGATATCTTTACGACATTCATAAAAAGTCTCTATTTGGATATAATGCGACACGTGTCGCATTATATCCAAATAATAAATCTTTACGACTATGTTGTCGTATATATTACCTATAAGTAGCAATCTATAATATTATATTTCTCGACTAAGCATTAACTTCCTGCAATATACTTGAAAAATTACCATTATTAATAAAAATATAATCTTCATCATCATATTAAAGTAAAAAACAAAAACACTTAAAAAGGCACTCCTTTTTAAGAAAGAAGTGCCTTTAGCTAATATCCTCTATTAATTGAGATATTGATTAGTTTCATTAAATATTCTATATAGCAAAATCCTCATAATTTATAGCTTCTTTAGCTAGACCTTTATTCAATAGAATTTTAGTAGCATCGTCAGCCATTGCTCTAGTACCACATATATATACTACTGTATCTTTATCTACATCCATATCTTTTAGAATATCAGTGATATATCCTTTTCGAGCATTACTACTATCTTCTCTGGATAAGGCTTTATGATAGTTAAAATTAGAATGTTTCTTCTCTAAGTCACTAAACAATTGATCATATATTAAATCTTCTTGATACCTTACTCCATATAGAAGATCAATTTCACCATCAAAATTATAGAGGTCTTTATACTCTAGTGAATTCTCTGAACCAAGTACAAAAGGTGTTATTCCTATACCATTAGCTAGAAACATTAGTTTCTTATTACTATAATCAATACGAATTTCTCTGCCTAAAGGTCCTATAATTTCAACTCGGTCACCTTCACTAAAATCACTAAACATAATGTTAGTACCATAACCGTAATCTACTTTTTTTACTGTAATACTAATCTCAGTACCCTCTTGGTTAGCCTTAGAAATAGAATATGCTCTATCTACATCATTTTCTTTATCAATTTTGATTAATATAAATTGTCCAGGTGTTAAATTCATTTTATTTGGCTTTATTAACTTAATATTAAATTCCTTTATATCTTTACTAAGTTCTTTTATTGATTTGATTTCGGCTTCATAATAAGAGCTATCTTCAAAACCATCTAAATTAGCTTTTTCTCTTAAGTCTTTAGCCTCATCAGCAGTAGCCATATGCAAAATTCCTACTGGGCAATTTTCAACACAAGTATTACATTTTATACACTTTTCGTTATCAAATTGATTATTGTCTCCATCAAAATCTTTATAAGGTGTTAACTGCATT
This sequence is a window from Halanaerobiaceae bacterium ANBcell28. Protein-coding genes within it:
- a CDS encoding 4Fe-4S binding protein — encoded protein: MKSKNYFIKTNRTFTFFRKYAWVITLFVAIGGQFYPYFGLIVPFIIIALTASSFTKGRFWCGNFCPHGSFFDRLLLPISRNKKIPAIFTSKIVVVIFFLYFLINLSRRFIGVFQNLENVSLFYSVGMIFSNTYLMVLVVGGLLAIFINSRTWCQFCPMGAIQTLSYKLGKLVGVTESKDVKVSVEHSDLCQSCGKCARVCPMQLTPYKDFDGDNNQFDNEKCIKCNTCVENCPVGILHMATADEAKDLREKANLDGFEDSSYYEAEIKSIKELSKDIKEFNIKLIKPNKMNLTPGQFILIKIDKENDVDRAYSISKANQEGTEISITVKKVDYGYGTNIMFSDFSEGDRVEIIGPLGREIRIDYSNKKLMFLANGIGITPFVLGSENSLEYKDLYNFDGEIDLLYGVRYQEDLIYDQLFSDLEKKHSNFNYHKALSREDSSNARKGYITDILKDMDVDKDTVVYICGTRAMADDATKILLNKGLAKEAINYEDFAI